The window CCCCGCTGCTACAATCGCGGGCTTCGGAGCGGTGGATGAGTGGTTTAAGTCGCACGCCTGGAAAGCGTGTGAGGGTTAATAGCCCTCCGCGGGTTCGAATCCCGCCTGCTCCGCCACTCGATTTCAGGAAGCCCGCGAAAGCGGGCTTTTTGCTGAGCGGTCGTTAGGTTTCAATCGCCCAAGTGGCATCGTTCTCGTGCGAATTTTCCTACACGACAGCGGGCGGCTTGGGCGGCATCGAGAATGCTGCACCGCGTTAGGCTTTCGGCTTCATAGGCAAGAAAGCGCATGACGCTCCCGACCTTCCTTGTTGAAGACAACAAGACGATCCGCGACAACCTGATTCCTGCACTCGAGGACCTGGTCGGCGCCCGCATTGTCGGTTGTGCCGAGGGCGAGAACGAGGCGGCCCTGTGGCTGGCCTCGCACGCCGGCGACTGGCAGCTGGTGGTGGTGGATGTGTTCCTCAAGCAAGGCTCCGGCTTGGGCG is drawn from Variovorax sp. PBS-H4 and contains these coding sequences:
- a CDS encoding response regulator — encoded protein: MTLPTFLVEDNKTIRDNLIPALEDLVGARIVGCAEGENEAALWLASHAGDWQLVVVDVFLKQGSGLGVLRTCKQRSAKQRAVVLSNYVNPDIRARCEALGADAVFDKSRELEAFFDYCNDTSRNAT